One stretch of Aquimarina sp. Aq107 DNA includes these proteins:
- a CDS encoding TonB-dependent receptor, with amino-acid sequence MTPIKLLKLVSVTLIFFLSTHFVQAQKGSVKGIITDENGISMPGASIIINSINKATISDFDGKFTLVNIEEGSYMILVKYLGYADLQKKVNVSSSRTTFVSLSLQAEGVQLDDVTISAYGNSGQARALNTQKNNINITNVVSTDQIGKFPDANIGDAVKRIPGITMQVDQGEARNIIVRGLSPQLNSVTLNGSRIPSAEGDNRNVQMDLIPSDMIQTIEVNKAVTPDMEADALGGSVNLVTRTAPQGFRLSATLGSGINFITDKRILNGSFLVGDRSKNKKFGWMLSASINDNDFGSDNIEAQWTDEFEFYTGVDDADGEPILDEVSVNPYTNEFQIRTYLVQRIRRSFAANFDYEFDNNNSMYLKTIYNWRDDRENRFRLEHQILDAEDIEASDFEVVNGNLTRFPVQVARQTKGGIDNNRSKNRRLEDQRMQNYSLGGDHLFGNVKIDWMVSFAKASEERLNERYAEYQSEYSIINDNSDPEFPIYMPVNSADANDVSAFEFGEITEENQYTEEQDINFFVNAELSSDFFGKGNGTIKFGIRSRLKSKLRDNDFFEFDLEGSVPTLGNVPTRSYSDPDFLAGSQYQAGLYADERWLGSLSLVDGESVPDEFLRANYDVEEDVLAGYLMANQKLSEKFSLLAGIRLEHTKINATGNQIEDEENRVGEVTEEQSYINVLPGIHLKYDLNSQTVFRFAWTNTLARPNYVDLVPSLDVLFGDEEIVTGNPDLDPTTSMNFDVMAEHYFKSVGILSGGLFYKKIDNFIYTFRGETEDDGFGAGTEGFDIFQPLNGENASIFGAELSIQRQLDFLPGFAKNFSVYLNYTFLTSSADGIRNEDGEERSDLDLPNTSPNMFNGSLGYNNNKLSLRLSANFSDAYIDEIGGNSFEDRYYDKQFFLDFNVSYAITKNLSVYADLNNITNQPLRFYQGISERTMQAEYYERRLTFGLKYDLFKK; translated from the coding sequence ATGACACCAATCAAATTACTAAAATTAGTATCTGTAACGCTCATTTTCTTTTTGAGTACACATTTTGTACAGGCTCAGAAAGGTTCTGTTAAAGGAATTATTACCGATGAGAATGGAATTTCCATGCCAGGAGCTTCTATTATAATTAATTCGATAAACAAAGCAACCATTTCTGATTTTGACGGAAAGTTTACACTTGTTAATATAGAGGAAGGCAGCTATATGATCTTAGTGAAATATCTTGGATATGCTGATTTACAAAAAAAAGTGAATGTCTCTTCTTCTCGAACTACTTTTGTCTCTTTATCACTGCAAGCAGAAGGTGTTCAATTAGATGATGTTACTATTTCGGCTTATGGAAATAGCGGGCAAGCAAGAGCTTTAAATACGCAGAAGAATAATATTAATATTACTAATGTAGTATCAACGGATCAAATAGGAAAATTTCCTGATGCTAACATTGGAGATGCGGTAAAGCGTATTCCAGGGATAACTATGCAGGTAGATCAAGGAGAGGCACGAAATATTATTGTAAGAGGTTTATCTCCTCAGTTAAATTCTGTAACATTAAATGGAAGTAGAATCCCTTCTGCAGAAGGTGATAATAGAAATGTACAGATGGATTTAATACCGTCCGATATGATTCAAACCATAGAGGTTAATAAGGCAGTAACTCCCGATATGGAGGCGGATGCTTTAGGAGGGTCTGTTAATCTAGTAACTAGAACAGCTCCACAAGGGTTTAGGCTTTCTGCTACCTTGGGTTCAGGAATTAATTTCATTACAGATAAAAGAATATTAAATGGTTCTTTTTTAGTTGGAGATCGATCTAAAAACAAAAAGTTTGGATGGATGTTATCAGCATCAATTAATGATAATGATTTTGGGTCTGACAATATCGAGGCGCAATGGACAGATGAGTTTGAGTTTTATACAGGTGTTGATGATGCCGATGGCGAACCAATATTAGATGAGGTTTCTGTAAATCCGTATACTAATGAATTTCAGATAAGAACATATCTCGTTCAGAGAATTAGAAGAAGTTTTGCAGCAAATTTTGATTACGAATTTGATAATAACAATTCGATGTATCTGAAAACAATCTATAACTGGCGCGATGATAGAGAAAATAGATTTCGATTAGAGCATCAAATATTAGATGCGGAAGATATAGAAGCAAGCGATTTTGAGGTGGTGAATGGGAATCTTACTCGTTTTCCAGTCCAAGTAGCGCGACAAACGAAAGGCGGAATAGATAATAATAGGAGTAAAAACCGAAGATTAGAAGATCAGCGTATGCAGAATTATAGTTTAGGTGGAGATCATTTGTTTGGAAATGTTAAGATAGATTGGATGGTCTCATTTGCTAAAGCGTCAGAGGAAAGGCTTAATGAAAGATATGCGGAATATCAATCAGAATATAGTATAATTAATGATAACTCTGATCCAGAATTTCCGATATATATGCCTGTTAATAGTGCTGATGCTAATGATGTATCTGCTTTTGAATTTGGTGAGATTACCGAAGAAAATCAATATACAGAAGAGCAAGACATTAACTTCTTTGTAAATGCTGAATTATCCTCGGATTTTTTTGGTAAGGGTAATGGAACTATAAAGTTTGGAATACGAAGTAGATTGAAAAGTAAATTAAGAGATAATGACTTTTTTGAATTTGATTTAGAAGGAAGTGTTCCTACGTTGGGAAATGTTCCTACCCGTAGTTATAGTGATCCTGATTTTCTTGCTGGAAGTCAATACCAAGCTGGATTATATGCAGATGAAAGATGGTTGGGAAGCCTTAGTCTTGTAGATGGAGAATCGGTTCCTGATGAGTTTTTAAGAGCTAATTATGATGTAGAAGAAGATGTGTTGGCAGGATATCTTATGGCGAATCAAAAGCTTTCAGAAAAGTTTAGCCTATTGGCAGGTATTAGATTAGAACATACCAAAATTAATGCTACTGGAAATCAAATTGAAGATGAAGAAAATAGAGTGGGTGAGGTAACAGAAGAGCAATCATATATAAATGTGTTGCCAGGAATACATTTGAAATATGATCTTAATTCGCAAACCGTTTTTAGATTTGCTTGGACCAATACATTAGCAAGACCCAATTATGTTGATTTAGTGCCATCTCTTGATGTATTATTTGGGGATGAGGAGATTGTTACGGGTAACCCTGATCTTGATCCAACTACTTCTATGAATTTTGATGTAATGGCTGAACATTATTTTAAATCAGTTGGAATATTATCTGGAGGTTTATTTTACAAAAAAATAGATAATTTTATTTATACTTTTAGAGGAGAAACTGAGGATGATGGATTTGGTGCAGGTACAGAGGGGTTTGATATTTTTCAGCCACTTAATGGAGAAAATGCTTCTATTTTTGGAGCAGAGTTATCTATTCAACGTCAACTAGATTTTTTACCTGGTTTTGCTAAGAATTTTAGTGTATATCTTAATTACACATTTCTTACTTCTAGTGCAGATGGAATCCGAAATGAAGATGGAGAAGAACGATCAGATCTCGATCTTCCGAATACATCACCAAATATGTTTAACGGATCTTTAGGATATAACAACAATAAGCTAAGTTTACGATTGTCTGCTAATTTTTCTGATGCATATATAGATGAGATAGGTGGAAACTCTTTTGAAGACAGGTATTATGATAAGCAGTTTTTTCTGGATTTTAATGTAAGCTATGCAATTACGAAGAATTTAAGTGTTTATGCAGATTTAAATAATATTACCAATCAACCATTACGTTTTTATCAGGGAATATCAGAAAGAACAATGCAGGCAGAATATTACGAAAGACGCCTTACTTTTGGTTTGAAATATGATCTTTTTAAGAAATAA
- a CDS encoding phytase — protein MKIYRLILVVSASLIISCDKKEPLIKPDLITEKVLYDTDDPAIWVHPTDPSKSIIFGTDKDTNGAIYAFDLDGKVIPEKVIRDIKYPNNIDLEYGFRLNDSTTTDIIVFTEREKNQIRLFSVPDMKPLDDGGFPVFEDEKNLELRRPMGIGLYKNPDNHSVTAIVSRKSGPENDYLYQYQLVSDSLGVHAKLVRKFGKFSKQKEIEAIAVDDELGFVYYSDEGVGIRKYYADVKMGNEELAFFGGEFFKEDIEGIAIASKENGQGFLIVSDQQKGQFNVFSRKDNSYIKAINLGTTATDGCDVVTIPLGTTFTKGLFVAMNEQKDFYFYDLSRLGL, from the coding sequence ATGAAAATTTATAGACTAATTCTTGTAGTGAGTGCTTCACTTATTATTTCGTGCGATAAAAAAGAACCGTTAATCAAACCAGATTTGATTACAGAAAAAGTGTTATATGATACTGATGACCCTGCAATATGGGTTCATCCAACTGATCCTTCGAAAAGTATAATTTTTGGAACCGATAAAGATACTAACGGGGCTATTTATGCCTTTGATTTAGATGGGAAGGTAATTCCTGAAAAAGTGATCAGAGATATAAAATACCCAAATAATATCGATTTGGAATATGGATTTAGGTTAAATGATTCTACTACAACTGATATTATTGTTTTTACTGAAAGAGAAAAAAATCAAATCCGCTTATTTTCGGTTCCTGATATGAAACCACTTGATGATGGTGGTTTTCCTGTTTTTGAAGATGAAAAAAACCTAGAGTTAAGAAGGCCTATGGGAATAGGTTTGTATAAAAATCCGGATAACCATAGTGTTACCGCAATTGTAAGTAGGAAATCAGGACCCGAAAATGATTACCTCTACCAATATCAACTGGTAAGTGATAGTTTGGGAGTACACGCTAAGTTAGTTAGGAAATTTGGAAAGTTTAGTAAGCAAAAGGAGATAGAAGCAATAGCAGTAGACGATGAGCTTGGGTTTGTGTATTATTCTGATGAAGGTGTTGGTATTAGAAAATATTATGCAGACGTTAAGATGGGAAATGAAGAATTAGCTTTTTTTGGAGGTGAATTTTTTAAAGAAGATATTGAAGGTATTGCGATTGCTTCCAAAGAAAATGGTCAGGGTTTTTTAATTGTGTCTGATCAGCAAAAGGGACAATTTAATGTTTTCTCTAGAAAAGATAATAGTTATATTAAGGCTATAAATTTAGGAACTACAGCAACAGATGGGTGTGATGTAGTTACAATTCCCTTGGGTACTACTTTTACAAAGGGTCTTTTTGTTGCAATGAATGAGCAAAAGGATTTTTATTTCTACGATTTAAGTAGATTGGGGTTGTAA
- the ahcY gene encoding adenosylhomocysteinase produces the protein MSTKTVPYVPYKVKDISLAAWGRKEIELAEAEMPGLMSLREEYKDEQPLKGSRIAGCLHMTIQTAVLIETLQALGAEVTWSSCNIFSTQDQAAAAIADAGIPVYAWKGMNEEEFDWCIEQTLFFGEDRKPLNMILDDGGDLTNMVLDRYPELAEGIKGLSEETTTGVHRLYERVKNGTLPMPAINVNDSVTKSKFDNKYGCKESAVDAIRRATDVMLAGKRVTVCGYGDVGKGTAASFKGAGSIVTVTEIDPICALQAAMDGFEVKKLETVIGNSDIVITTTGNKDIVQGHHFEALKDKAIVCNIGHFDNEIDMAWLNEKYGHTKDTIKPQVDKYNVNGNDVIILAEGRLVNLGCATGHPSFVMSNSFTNQTLAQIELWKNSEKYGNEVYMLPKHLDEKVAKLHLEKIGVELTELRNDQAEYIGVTIEGPFKPEHYRY, from the coding sequence ATGAGTACCAAAACAGTACCTTATGTTCCTTACAAAGTTAAAGACATTTCATTAGCTGCCTGGGGAAGAAAAGAAATCGAACTAGCAGAAGCTGAGATGCCAGGTCTTATGTCCCTTAGAGAAGAATATAAAGACGAACAACCTCTTAAAGGTTCTCGTATCGCAGGGTGTCTTCATATGACTATCCAAACTGCTGTGTTAATAGAAACATTACAAGCTCTTGGTGCAGAGGTTACTTGGAGTTCTTGTAACATATTTTCTACACAAGATCAAGCTGCAGCTGCTATTGCTGATGCAGGAATTCCTGTATATGCTTGGAAAGGCATGAACGAGGAAGAGTTTGACTGGTGTATTGAGCAAACTTTATTCTTTGGAGAAGATCGCAAACCATTAAATATGATTCTTGATGATGGTGGTGATTTAACAAATATGGTATTAGATCGTTATCCAGAATTAGCTGAGGGAATTAAAGGTTTATCGGAAGAAACTACAACAGGTGTTCATAGATTATATGAAAGAGTAAAAAATGGAACGTTACCAATGCCTGCTATCAATGTAAATGACTCTGTTACTAAATCTAAATTTGATAACAAATACGGATGTAAAGAAAGTGCAGTAGATGCAATAAGAAGAGCAACCGATGTGATGCTAGCAGGAAAACGAGTTACTGTTTGTGGTTATGGTGATGTTGGTAAAGGTACTGCAGCTTCTTTTAAAGGTGCAGGAAGTATCGTTACTGTGACTGAGATTGATCCTATTTGTGCTCTACAAGCAGCAATGGACGGTTTTGAAGTAAAAAAACTAGAAACTGTTATTGGAAATAGTGATATTGTAATTACCACAACAGGAAATAAAGATATCGTTCAGGGTCATCATTTTGAAGCATTAAAGGATAAAGCTATCGTATGTAATATCGGACATTTTGATAATGAAATCGATATGGCTTGGCTAAACGAAAAGTATGGTCACACTAAAGATACTATCAAACCTCAAGTCGACAAGTATAACGTAAACGGAAATGATGTAATCATTCTTGCTGAAGGTCGTTTAGTAAATCTAGGTTGTGCTACAGGTCACCCAAGTTTTGTAATGAGTAATTCTTTTACAAATCAGACGTTAGCACAAATTGAGCTTTGGAAAAACAGTGAAAAATATGGTAATGAAGTATATATGCTACCAAAACATTTAGATGAAAAAGTAGCAAAATTACACTTAGAGAAGATCGGAGTAGAATTAACAGAATTAAGAAACGATCAAGCTGAATATATTGGTGTAACTATTGAAGGTCCTTTTAAACCTGAACATTACAGATACTAA
- a CDS encoding 4'-phosphopantetheinyl transferase superfamily protein — MPLYKTITVDDSTNILIWKIEESFETLSEGIKLTDHCQNRVDNMKSDMHRRGFMSVRHLLAVFGYNDHDLYYDDFGKPHLKDGKQISITHSYEYAGIIISDKLVGIDIEKQREKILRIAHKFVDSEQDFVNQQEDKTRVLTVIWGAKESLYKLYGTAGLSFEQNIHIMPFDLNMPFTAGSIHYNETISHYDITFLEFDGFTCVYALPYV, encoded by the coding sequence ATGCCTCTTTACAAAACTATAACAGTAGATGATAGTACTAATATATTGATTTGGAAGATAGAAGAGTCTTTTGAAACTCTATCTGAAGGAATTAAGTTAACAGATCATTGTCAGAATCGCGTTGATAATATGAAATCTGATATGCATAGAAGAGGGTTTATGAGTGTCCGTCATTTATTAGCAGTTTTTGGATACAATGATCACGATTTATATTATGATGATTTTGGTAAGCCACATCTAAAAGATGGAAAGCAAATTTCAATAACACATTCTTACGAGTATGCAGGAATTATTATAAGCGATAAACTTGTGGGTATTGATATTGAAAAACAACGCGAAAAAATTCTTAGAATTGCTCATAAGTTTGTAGATTCTGAACAAGATTTTGTAAATCAACAAGAGGACAAAACCCGAGTGTTGACTGTTATTTGGGGAGCAAAGGAATCCTTGTATAAATTATATGGTACTGCAGGGTTGAGTTTTGAACAAAATATACATATTATGCCATTTGATCTAAATATGCCTTTTACTGCAGGTAGTATTCATTATAATGAAACGATTAGTCATTATGATATAACTTTTTTAGAATTTGATGGGTTTACCTGTGTATATGCTTTGCCCTATGTCTGA
- the pnuC gene encoding nicotinamide riboside transporter PnuC, with translation MSQIFDFLFGQYAEYSTLDISLEVIAVLFGIASVFFAWFNKIWVYPTGLISTSIYVYLLLKWSLLGDMMINAYYFVMSIYGWYIWTRKVDETHTTPISRTTSGEKKIQFLIFIGTLVFVFVVYRTFDKWNDWTAYVDTLTTAIFFVGMWLMARRKIENWIFWIIGDIISIPLYFYKGFTFTSFQYVIFTFMAIQGYLAWKKSLDKNLVTA, from the coding sequence ATGAGCCAAATTTTTGATTTTCTTTTCGGACAATATGCAGAATATTCTACACTAGATATTTCTTTAGAAGTTATTGCGGTATTGTTCGGGATAGCAAGTGTTTTTTTTGCTTGGTTTAATAAAATATGGGTGTATCCTACGGGATTAATTAGTACTTCTATTTATGTGTATTTACTATTGAAATGGTCTTTATTAGGTGATATGATGATCAACGCATATTATTTTGTGATGAGTATATATGGTTGGTATATATGGACGAGGAAAGTAGATGAAACACATACGACTCCAATTTCTAGAACCACTTCTGGAGAAAAGAAAATACAATTTTTGATTTTTATAGGGACTTTAGTTTTTGTATTTGTTGTTTATAGAACATTTGATAAATGGAATGATTGGACCGCATATGTAGACACATTGACAACGGCAATATTTTTTGTCGGGATGTGGTTAATGGCGAGAAGAAAAATAGAGAATTGGATTTTTTGGATTATAGGAGATATTATTTCTATTCCCTTGTACTTTTATAAAGGGTTTACTTTTACAAGTTTTCAGTATGTGATCTTTACATTTATGGCAATTCAAGGATATTTAGCATGGAAGAAAAGCTTAGACAAGAACCTAGTGACTGCATAA
- a CDS encoding AAA family ATPase translates to MEEKLRQEPSDCIRIVLFGPESTGKTTLSRQLANHYNVSWVPEYMRIYLQNKWNTLREVCVYEDLIPIATGQMELENKAVKKEDKIVFCDTNLLEIKVYSEAYYNGSVPEIIRKFSQENTYDLYLLTYIDTPWVPDDLRDKPHQRQEMFLRFKKSLEENNCNYIILKGDSETRFKKAKTNIDQIINESK, encoded by the coding sequence ATGGAAGAAAAGCTTAGACAAGAACCTAGTGACTGCATAAGAATTGTATTATTTGGTCCTGAATCAACCGGTAAAACTACCTTATCCAGACAATTGGCAAATCATTATAATGTTTCTTGGGTGCCAGAATATATGAGAATATATCTTCAAAATAAATGGAATACTCTTAGAGAAGTTTGTGTATACGAAGATTTGATTCCTATTGCTACTGGACAAATGGAATTAGAGAATAAGGCCGTTAAAAAGGAAGATAAAATAGTGTTTTGTGATACAAATCTTTTAGAAATTAAAGTGTATTCGGAAGCGTATTATAATGGATCCGTTCCAGAAATTATACGGAAATTTTCGCAAGAAAACACATATGATTTGTATCTTTTGACCTATATTGACACTCCTTGGGTTCCTGATGATTTAAGAGATAAGCCACATCAGAGACAAGAAATGTTTTTGCGATTCAAAAAATCTTTAGAAGAGAATAATTGTAATTATATTATTTTAAAAGGAGATTCTGAGACTCGCTTTAAAAAAGCAAAAACTAACATTGACCAAATAATAAACGAATCAAAGTGA
- a CDS encoding DUF4301 family protein, which yields MNITDKDIKLIRSKELTVEKVLSQIETFKNEIPFVALRSAASLENGILKFSEHYQSELTKLYESRSTNLDTTKFVPASGAATRMFKELFKFLDNYEYRKESLNSYTNHEKANAIRLFLIGLEKFPFYDIVMQKVKSSYPNFASLSEGRQLHIFVEMMLKEKGLNFGAYPKGLLPFHKYTSSISTSFEEHLFEAAGYNKNINGDSKLHFTISKEHLDAFKDEFERIKKKVEAETDTNFIITYSFQKSETDTIAVDENNEPFRKEDGSLLFRPGGHGALIENLNDLDSDIIYIKNIDNVVVRKYQDEVSGYKKVLAGKLIEIQDEAFRILNAIDKKAPTEAELKDIKKFLVEQLNVRLPLDFDKFSENYKLQFLKESLDRPIRVCGMVINEGEPGGGPFWIKKENGRLVLQIIETPQINSEDNRQQDILKSATHFNPVDLVCGVRDYKGNKFNLLDFVDPDAGFITTKSLNGKVLKALELPGLWNGAMANWISVFVEVPLTTFNPVKTVNDLLKSAHQVKLFS from the coding sequence GTGAATATTACAGATAAGGATATCAAACTCATTAGATCAAAAGAATTAACTGTAGAAAAAGTATTATCTCAGATAGAGACATTTAAGAACGAGATTCCTTTTGTAGCATTAAGAAGTGCTGCTAGTTTAGAGAATGGAATTTTAAAGTTTTCTGAACACTATCAATCTGAGCTAACTAAATTATATGAATCAAGATCTACTAATTTAGATACAACTAAGTTCGTTCCTGCTTCTGGAGCCGCAACGAGAATGTTTAAAGAGTTGTTTAAGTTTTTAGATAATTACGAATATCGAAAAGAAAGTCTGAATTCATATACCAACCATGAGAAAGCTAATGCAATACGACTTTTTTTAATAGGACTAGAGAAGTTTCCTTTCTATGATATAGTTATGCAAAAAGTGAAAAGTTCTTATCCTAATTTTGCATCACTCTCAGAAGGACGACAGCTTCACATTTTTGTGGAAATGATGTTGAAGGAAAAAGGATTAAATTTTGGAGCTTATCCAAAAGGACTATTACCGTTTCATAAATATACTAGTAGCATATCTACTTCTTTTGAGGAACATTTGTTTGAAGCTGCCGGGTATAATAAAAATATTAACGGTGATTCTAAATTACATTTTACAATTTCTAAAGAACATTTAGATGCATTTAAAGATGAATTCGAAAGAATTAAGAAAAAAGTGGAAGCAGAGACTGATACAAATTTTATAATTACATATTCTTTTCAAAAATCAGAAACAGATACAATTGCAGTAGATGAAAATAATGAACCATTTAGAAAAGAAGATGGATCATTGTTGTTTAGACCAGGAGGGCATGGTGCCTTAATAGAAAATCTGAATGATTTAGATTCTGATATTATATATATCAAGAATATTGATAATGTAGTGGTTAGGAAATACCAGGATGAAGTGTCTGGGTATAAAAAAGTATTAGCAGGTAAGTTAATTGAGATTCAGGATGAAGCATTTAGAATATTAAATGCAATTGATAAAAAAGCTCCTACAGAGGCAGAATTAAAGGATATCAAGAAATTTTTGGTGGAACAGCTAAATGTAAGACTGCCTTTGGATTTTGATAAGTTTTCAGAAAATTATAAACTTCAATTTTTAAAAGAATCATTAGACAGACCAATTAGAGTTTGTGGTATGGTGATTAACGAAGGAGAGCCTGGAGGAGGACCTTTTTGGATTAAAAAAGAAAATGGAAGATTGGTTTTACAAATTATAGAAACACCACAAATAAATTCGGAAGATAATAGACAGCAGGATATTTTAAAAAGTGCTACGCATTTTAATCCAGTGGATTTGGTTTGTGGCGTTCGAGATTATAAAGGTAATAAGTTTAATTTATTAGATTTTGTCGATCCTGATGCTGGGTTTATAACTACAAAATCACTAAATGGTAAAGTTTTGAAAGCGTTAGAATTACCTGGATTGTGGAATGGAGCTATGGCGAATTGGATAAGTGTTTTTGTAGAAGTTCCATTAACCACATTTAATCCTGTTAAAACTGTAAATGATTTATTAAAGTCTGCGCATCAAGTAAAACTTTTCTCGTGA
- the arfB gene encoding alternative ribosome rescue aminoacyl-tRNA hydrolase ArfB, with protein MNTAIIINEFKFKAVRSSGAGGQHVNKVSSKVELVFNISDSKGLTDDEKLIITQKLTSRITKSGDLVLYCGDTRSQHRNKELVISRCLDVLKASLYIPKPRKRSKPTKSSIKKRLESKKKQALKKSNRKKPLL; from the coding sequence GTGAATACCGCTATCATAATTAATGAATTTAAGTTTAAAGCGGTTAGAAGTTCCGGTGCTGGCGGGCAACACGTAAATAAAGTATCTTCTAAAGTTGAACTTGTTTTTAATATATCCGATTCTAAAGGGTTGACTGATGATGAAAAGTTGATAATTACTCAAAAGTTAACTTCAAGAATTACCAAATCTGGTGACCTAGTATTATATTGTGGGGATACCAGAAGCCAGCATAGAAATAAGGAACTTGTAATTAGTAGGTGTTTAGATGTTTTAAAAGCAAGCTTATATATTCCTAAACCTAGAAAACGGTCTAAACCTACTAAATCTTCAATCAAGAAACGATTAGAAAGCAAAAAAAAACAAGCTTTAAAAAAGTCTAATCGTAAAAAACCACTGTTGTAA
- a CDS encoding sigma-54 dependent transcriptional regulator — protein sequence MSKLLIVEDDVAFCTMLKTFLQKKGYEVYTSFSGGEAVLQIQEHTFDVVLTDVRLPDRDGITLLEDIRAKNPKTQVVIMTGYAEINMAVSAIKQGAFDYVSKPFNPDKILQIIENALKADIKELEPNVNKESKKNDVVIANNNSFVKGISDASKKLNEYVALVAPTRMSVLVIGDSGTGKEYVASSIHKASKRSDKPFVPVDCGAIPKEIASSEFFGHIKGSFTGAVNDKVGHFEAANGGTLFLDEIGNLSYELQVQLLRALQERKIKPVGSNKEIEVDIRVIAATNEDLSNAVKEGEFREDLYHRLNEFSIKVPPLKDRIEDLMLFANYFLEESNVELDKHVVGFADEVLDTFKKYDWPGNLRELKNIVKRSVLLSQNEMITMDILPSDIAYASHNSKQTYGLFKNQNEQELILDALEKANGNKAKAARMLDIDRKTLYNKLKQYDISL from the coding sequence ATGTCCAAATTACTGATTGTTGAAGATGATGTTGCTTTTTGTACAATGCTTAAAACTTTTTTGCAGAAAAAAGGATATGAGGTATATACTTCATTTTCTGGTGGCGAAGCGGTTTTGCAAATTCAAGAGCACACATTTGATGTTGTACTTACCGATGTAAGGTTACCGGATAGAGATGGAATTACCTTATTAGAAGATATTAGAGCAAAAAACCCGAAAACTCAAGTAGTAATTATGACGGGTTATGCAGAGATTAATATGGCGGTTAGTGCTATTAAGCAAGGGGCTTTTGACTATGTTTCTAAGCCATTTAATCCAGATAAGATACTTCAGATTATAGAAAATGCCTTAAAAGCTGATATTAAGGAACTAGAACCAAATGTAAATAAAGAGTCTAAGAAGAATGATGTGGTTATTGCTAATAATAATTCCTTTGTAAAAGGAATTAGTGATGCTTCTAAAAAACTAAATGAATATGTTGCATTGGTAGCACCTACACGTATGTCAGTGCTTGTAATAGGAGATAGTGGTACCGGAAAAGAATATGTGGCTAGTAGTATTCATAAAGCTAGCAAAAGATCAGATAAACCTTTTGTTCCTGTTGATTGTGGTGCAATTCCGAAAGAAATAGCTTCAAGTGAATTTTTTGGTCATATTAAAGGATCTTTTACAGGGGCAGTAAATGACAAAGTAGGACATTTTGAAGCTGCTAACGGAGGTACACTGTTTTTAGATGAAATAGGTAATCTTAGTTATGAATTGCAAGTTCAGCTACTTCGGGCGTTACAAGAACGAAAAATCAAGCCAGTAGGTAGTAATAAGGAAATAGAGGTGGATATTAGGGTTATTGCTGCTACCAATGAAGATCTTAGTAACGCTGTTAAAGAAGGAGAATTTAGAGAAGATCTGTACCATCGACTAAATGAATTTTCGATAAAAGTCCCTCCATTAAAAGATAGAATAGAAGATTTGATGCTTTTTGCGAATTATTTTTTAGAAGAATCTAATGTAGAACTAGATAAGCATGTAGTAGGTTTTGCGGATGAGGTATTGGATACTTTTAAAAAATACGATTGGCCAGGAAACTTAAGGGAGTTGAAAAATATTGTAAAGAGATCAGTTTTGCTATCTCAAAATGAGATGATAACTATGGATATACTACCTAGTGATATAGCGTATGCTTCTCATAATTCTAAACAAACGTACGGTTTGTTTAAAAATCAGAATGAACAGGAGTTGATTTTGGATGCTTTAGAAAAAGCAAATGGCAATAAGGCTAAAGCAGCACGTATGTTGGATATCGATAGAAAAACACTATACAATAAGTTAAAACAATACGATATAAGTCTTTAG